One segment of Rhipicephalus sanguineus isolate Rsan-2018 chromosome 6, BIME_Rsan_1.4, whole genome shotgun sequence DNA contains the following:
- the LOC119397077 gene encoding ribosome quality control complex subunit NEMF, giving the protein MKSRFSTVDILAMVAELQKSVVGMRVVQVYDVDTKTYLFKLSRQEEKAVLLIESGVRLHTTEFAWPKNQSPSGFAMKLRKHLKNKRIERLAQLGADRVVDLQFGTGEAAYHVILELYDRGNVVLTDGDYLILNILRPRAMGKDEDVKLVVREKYPVQSALAEPPSLDAQQLSEVLAQAAQGDTLRKLLTPRTLYGPALLEHVLLGHGLSAGAKISTLPAEGLTEKVLECLHDADTIMARAKTESCQGYIVQRIEKRIQPAEDGSTEIATYQEFHPFLWHQHSSGTGAISTIELPSFSAAVDQFFSSVEMQKITLRAHQREKEALKKLENIRTDHEKRIQALQEVQQADVRKAELIEMNLDLVERALCVVRSALANQIGWAEITELLKEAQEQGDPMARSIRKLKLETNHFEMLLKDPYDEGEEALVDIDIDLSAYANARKYYDQKKHAAGKQQKTIESSAKAYKSAEKKTREALKQVALTTNIAKARKAFWFEKFFWFISSEDYLVVGGRDAQQNEAIVKKYLRPGDVYVHADLHGASSIVIKNPSGAPVPPKTLNEAGTMAICYSAAWDAKVVTSAWWVHHHQVSKTAPTGQYLTPGAFMIRGKKNYLPPSYLIMGFGFLYKLDDESIERHRGERKVRVAEDETEASTEPPEEGPELEMSDESDSEKGSAKGDGDADSTKADAELFPDTVVKLPHELETAMTEHDDHDAAEEIVYSQPTRGPQVSRKPPPAKPKPQPPPQEVPAGANAEKANKPKRGTHGKLKKIKEKYKDQDEDERRLRMEILASAGVPKETKSRKQKKGKKDAGQVVTSKGKQLQPKAQHKPLAKPEQPAGTVDTNDADKPAAENAVEQGSKQEDVKEKASQKEGSNKAAVPVEDDDLQADPEEDEDEGSVGDEQQRLLASLTGCPVAEDGLLFAVPVCAPYAAIQNYKHKVKVTPGTGRRGKAAKTALSVFLLDKNTSPRERDLLRVTKDQDISRNIPGKVKLSAPHLQKRK; this is encoded by the exons ATGAAGAGCCGCTTCAGCACCGTCGACATCCTCGCGATGGTCGCCGAGCTGCAGAAGAGCGTCGTCGGCATGCGCGTCGTGCAGGTGTACGACGTGGACACCAAAACGTACTTGTTCAAGCTGAGCCGGCAGGAGGAGAAGGCCGTCCTGCTCATCGAGTCCGGCGTGCGGCTGCACACCACCGAGTTCGCGTGGCCCAAGAACCAGAGCCCGTCGGGCTTCGCCATGAAGCTGAGGAAGCACCTGAAGAACAAGCGCATCGAGCGGCTGGCGCAGCTGGGCGCCGACCGCGTCGTCGACCTGCAGTTCGGCACGGGCGAAGCGGCCTACCACGTCATCCTCGAGCTGTACGACCGGGGCAACGTGGTGCTCACCGACGGCGACTACCTCATCCTCAACATCCTGAGGCCCCGAGCGATGGGCAAGGACGAAGATGTGAAGCTCGTGGTTCGCGAGAAGTACCCCGTGCAGAGTGCGCTCGCCGAGCCGCCGTCGCTCGACGCCCAGCAGCTGTCCGAGGTGCTGGCGCAGGCGGCACAGGGCGACACGCTCCGCAAACTCCTCACGCCAAG GACTCTGTATGGTCCAGCCCTTCTTGAGCAtgtgttattgggccatggtcTCTCAGCCGGAGCCAAGATCAGCACACTTCCAGCTGAAGGACTTACCGAAAAAGTCTTGGAATGCTTGCACGATGCAGACACCATCATGGCTCGTGCCAAGACTGAGTCGTGTCAAGGTTACATCGTCCAGCGGATCGAGAAACGCATTCAGCCAGCCGAAGATGGAAGCACCGAAATCGCAACTTACCAGGAGTTCCACCCGTTCCTCTGGCACCAGCACAGCTCTGGAACGGGTGCCATTTCTACGATTGAGCTTCCATCATTCAGTGCCGCGGTCGATCAGTTCTTCTCGAGTGTTGAAATGCAGAAGATCACCCTACGTGCCCACCAACGTGAGAAAGAGGCACTCAAGAAATTGGAGAACATCCGCACAGACCACGAGAAAAGAATTCAGGCTCTTCAAGAGGTGCAACAAGCAGACGTTCGGAAAGCCGAGCTGATTGAAATGAATCTTGATTTAGTGGAACGTGCCCTGTGTGTTGTCCGCAGCGCTCTTGCCAACCAGATTGGCTGGGCTGAGATTACAGAGCTGCTCAAAGAAGCCCAAGAGCAAGGTGACCCCATGGCTCGTTCCATCCGCAAGCTCAAGCTCGAGACAAATCATTTTGAGATGCTCCTGAAAGACCCATATGACGAAGGAGAGGAAGCCCTTGTCGACATTGACATAGACCTCTCTGCATATGCTAACGCGCGCAAGTACTATGACCAGAAAAAGCATGCAGCGGGCAAGCAACAGAAGACAATAGAGTCGTCTGCAAAGGCGTACAAGTCGGCGGAAAAGAAGACGCGTGAGGCACTCAAGCAAGTAGCGCTGACCACCAACATTGCTAAAGCGCGAAAGGCATTCTGGTTTGAAAAGTTCTTCTGGTTCATCAGCTCGGAGGACTACTTGGTCGTGGGAGGTCGTGATGCGCAGCAGAATGAGGCTATCGTGAAGAAGTACTTGCGGCCTGGCGACGTTTACGTGCACGCGGACCTCCACGGTGCTAGCAGCATCGTCATCAAAAACCCATCGGGAGCACCCGTACCACCTAAGACCTTGAACGAGGCTGGAACCATGGCCATCTGCTACAGTGCGGCCTGGGACGCCAAAGTTGTGACCAGTGCCTGGTGGGTGCATCACCACCAGGTTTCTAAGACAGCACCGACAGGACAGTACCTCACTCCGGGGGCCTTCATGATTCGTGGCAAGAAAAACTACCTGCCCCCTTCCTATCTCATTATGGGCTTTGGCTTTCTGTACAAGCTGGATGACGAGAGCATTGAGAGGCACCGGGGAGAGCGCAAAGTGCGTGTGGCCGAGGATGAAACGGAGGCCAGCACGGAGCCGCCGGAAGAAGGACCAGAGTTAGAAATGTCTGACGAGTCCGACTCCGAGAAGGGTAGCGCCAAGGGCGACGGTGATGCGGACAGTACGAAAGCTGATGCCGAGCTGTTCCCCGACACGGTTGTGAAGCTTCCTCACGAGCTAGAGACAGCAATGACGGAGCATGACGATCATGACGCAGCGGAAGAGATTGTTTATTCGCAGCCGACAAGAGGGCCGCAGGTCAGCCGCAAGCCACCACCAGCCAAGCCAAAGCCTCAGCCACCTCCGCAAGAAGTGCCGGCTGGTGCGAACGCTGAAAAGGCAAATAAGCCTAAGAGAGGGACACACGGTAAGTTGAAGAAGATCAAGGAAAAGTACAAGGACCAAGACGAAGACGAGCGTCGTCTACGCATGGAGATTCTTGCATCAGCTGGTGTGCCTAAAGAGACGAAGAGTCGCAAGCAGAAAAAAGGCAAGAAGGATGCTGGGCAGGTAGTCACTAGCAAAGGAAAGCAGCTACAGCCAAAAGCACAACATAAGCCATTGgcaaagccagagcaaccagctGGTACGGTAGATACGAATGATGCTGACAAGCCAGCAGCAGAAAATGCAGTTGAACAAGGATCAAAGCAGGAAGAtgtaaaagagaaagcaagcCAGAAAGAGGGCAGCAACAAGGCTGCAGTGCCAGTAGAAGACGACGACCTGCAGGCTGAtccagaagaggacgaagatgaaggcAGTGTTGGCGATGAGCAGCAGAGGCTTCTGGCTTCACTCACAGGTTGCCCAGTGGCTGAAGATGGTCTCTTGTTCGCTGTGCCTGTGTGTGCCCCCTATGCGGCCATCCAGAACTACAAGCACAAGGTGAAAGTAACGCCCGGCACTGGGCGGAGGGGAAAGGCGGCCAAGACGGCACTGTCGGTCTTCCTGCTGGACAAGAACACCAGTCCACGGGAACGGGACCTTCTGCGTGTGACCAAGGACCAAGACATCTCTCGAAACATACCTGGCAAAGTCAAACTCTCAGCGCCACACTTGCAGAAACGAAAGTGA